In Cicer arietinum cultivar CDC Frontier isolate Library 1 chromosome 7, Cicar.CDCFrontier_v2.0, whole genome shotgun sequence, a single window of DNA contains:
- the LOC101514307 gene encoding uncharacterized protein produces the protein MDRNSVFTLAFICIVVAGVGGQSPSSAPSKSPSTPATTPPVSTPVAAPSKPTSPAPIASPKSSPPASSPKAATSPAPATKPPASSPPAATPVSTPPAITPVSAPPAPVPVASPPTPVPVSSPPAAAPVAAPTTPEVPAPAPSKSKKGKKKHSAPAPSPTLSSPPAPPTGAPGPSEDALSPGPGSANDESGAETIRGMNLLGGLALSWIAVVLIF, from the exons ATGGATCGTAACAGTGTCTTCACTCTCGCATTCATCTGCATTGTAGTCGCCGGCGTCGGAGGCCAGTCACCTTCATCAGCGCCTTCCAAATCACCATCAACCCCTGCTACCACCCCTCCAGTTTCAACGCCGGTTGCAGCACCTTCCAAACCAACCTCACCAGCTCCCATTGCTTCTCCCAAATCATCTCCTCCAGCTTCATCCCCCAAAGCCGCCACCTCACCTGCTCCGGCGACCAAACCTCCAGCATCATCTCCACCGGCGGCGACACCAGTCAGTACACCACCGGCGATCACACCAGTTAGTGCTCCACCGGCACCAGTTCCGGTCGCCTCACCACCAACCCCTGTTCCTGTAAGCTCACCACCAGCAGCTGCACCAGTGGCGGCGCCGACCACACCGGAAGTTCCAGCTCCGGCACCGAGCAAGTCAAAGAAGGGAAAGAAGAAGCACAGTGCTCCAGCACCATCACCAACATTGAGTAGTCCTCCTGCACCACCAACAGGAGCTCCTGGACCCAGTGAAGATGCGTTATCACCTGGACCCGGTTCTGCTAACGATGAG AGTGGAGCAGAAACCATCAGGGGCATGAACCTGCTAGGAGGCCTAGCTTTGAGCTGGATTGCAGTTGTTTTGATATTCTAG
- the LOC101514629 gene encoding aspartic proteinase 36-like isoform X1, with translation MARTFTHLILILHIAILVPSSIAADTSFLRNRHHGSRPTMVLPLYLTAPNSSTSALDPRRQLHGSESKRHPNARMRLHDDLLLNGYYTTRLWIGTPPQMFALIVDTGSTVTYVPCSTCEQCGRHQDPKFQPDLSSTYQPVKCTLDCNCDNDRMQCVYERQYAEMSTSSGVLGEDVISFGNQSELAPQRAVFGCENVETGDLYSQHADGIMGLGRGDLSIMDQLVDKNVVSDSFSLCYGGMDVGGGAMVLGGISPPSDMVFAHSDPVRSPYYNIDLKEIHVAGKRLLLNPSVFDGKHGTVLDSGTTYAYLPEEAFLAFKEAIVKELQSFNQISGPDPNYNDLCFSGAGIDVSQLSKSFPVVDMVFGNGHKYSLSPENYMFRHSKVRGAYCLGIFQNGKDPTTLLGGIIVRNTLVMYDREQTKIGFWKTNCAELWERLQISIAPPNTEVKNSTKSLEPSVAPSMPQHNVPPGEFRIAQITIVISFNISYEDMKPHLTELAGLIAHELDINTSQVHLLNFTSAGNVSLARWAITSRPYADNFSNATAMSIIDRLAEHHMQLPDTFKSYKLVEWNLEPPSKSNWWQRYYMVVGLAFVLTLLLGLSIVGMFLIWKKRQQSVHSYKPVDAAVPEQELQPL, from the exons ATGGCGCGGACATTCACTCACCTCATCCTAATCCTACACATTGCAATACTCGTTCCTTCCTCTATCGCAGCCGACACCTCCTTCCTCCGTAACCGTCACCATGGCTCTCGTCCTACCATGGTTCTTCCTCTATATCTCACAGCTCCAAATTCTTCCACGTCAGCACTCGATCCTCGTCGCCAGCTTCACGGATCGGAGTCCAAACGCCATCCTAACGCTCGCATGAGACTCCACGATGATCTCCTCCTCAACGG GTATTATACAACGCGGCTTTGGATCGGAACTCCTCCACAGATGTTTGCTCTTATTGTTGATACGGGGAGTACTGTTACGTATGTTCCGTGTTCCACTTGTGAACAGTGTGGCAGGCACCAG GATCCAAAGTTTCAGCCAGACTTGTCAAGCACCTATCAACCCGTCAAATGCACATTGGATTGCAACTGTGACAATGACAGGATGCAATGTGTGTATGAGAGACAGTATGCTGAAATGAGTACTAGCAGTGGTGTCCTTGGTGAGGATGTCATATCCTTCGGAAATCAGAGCGAGCTTGCTCCACAACGTGCTGTTTTTGGCTGCGAAAATGTTGAGACTGGCGATCTTTATAGTCAGCATGCTGATGGCATTATGGGTTTGGGGCGAGGAGATCTTAGTATCATGGATCAACTGGTTGACAAAAATGTAGTCAGTGACTCATTCTCACTTTGCTATGGTGGTATGGATGTTGGCGGGGGCGCAATGGTTCTTGGTGGCATATCTCCCCCTTCAGACATGGTCTTTGCACATTCTGATCCTGTGCGCAG TCCCTATTACAATATTGATTTGAAGGAGATACATGTTGCGGGGAAGCGACTGCTTCTAAACCCAAGTGTTTTTGATGGAAAACATGGAACAGTCTTGGATAGCGGTACAACTTATGCATACCTACCGGAAGAAGCATTTCTTGCATTTAAAGAAGCA ATTGTGAAGGAACTTCAATCTTTCAATCAAATCAGTGGTCCAGATCCAAATTATAATGATTTATGTTTTTCCGGTGCTGGAAT TGATGTCTCACAACTCTCTAAAAGCTTTCCAGTGGTTGACATGGTATTTGGAAATGGTCACAAGTACTCGCTGTCACCTGAAAATTACATGTTCCGG CATTCTAAAGTAAGAGGTGCATATTGTCTGGGAATTTTTCAAAATGGGAAGGACCCAACTACTCTTTTAGGAG GTATCATCGTCAGAAACACTCTTGTTATGTATGACCGTGAGCAAACAAAAATTGGTTTTTGGAAAACCAACTGTGCTGAGTTATGGGAAAGACTACAGATATCCATTGCCCCACCAAATACAGAAGTAAAAAATTCAACCAAATCATTAGAGCCTTCAGTTGCTCCATCTATGCCGCAACATAACGTACCACCAG GTGAATTCCGAATTGCACAAATAACAATTGTAATTTCATTTAACATCAGCTACGAGGACATGAAGCCTCACCTTACAGAATTGGCTGGACTCATAGCTCATGAGTTAGATATTAATACTTCCCag GTCCACTTACTGAATTTTACCTCTGCTGGAAATGTTTCCCTCGCTAGATGGGCCATAACCTCAAGGCCATATGCTGATAACTTTTCTAATGCAACTGCAATG AGTATAATTGACCGGCTTGCTGAACACCACATGCAACTTCCTGATACCTTCAAAAGCTATAAGTTGGTTGAATGGAATCTTGAGCCTCCATCAAAATC GAATTGGTGGCAGCGATATTACATGGTTGTGGGCTTGGCTTTTGTGCTTACATTGCTTCTAGGATTATCAATAGTAGGAAtgtttttaatttggaaaaaaagACAGCAAAGTGTGCATTCATACAAGCCGGTAGATGCAGCTGTTCCTGAGCAAGAACTTCAGCCATTATGA
- the LOC101514629 gene encoding aspartic proteinase 36-like isoform X2 gives MARTFTHLILILHIAILVPSSIAADTSFLRNRHHGSRPTMVLPLYLTAPNSSTSALDPRRQLHGSESKRHPNARMRLHDDLLLNGYYTTRLWIGTPPQMFALIVDTGSTVTYVPCSTCEQCGRHQDPKFQPDLSSTYQPVKCTLDCNCDNDRMQCVYERQYAEMSTSSGVLGEDVISFGNQSELAPQRAVFGCENVETGDLYSQHADGIMGLGRGDLSIMDQLVDKNVVSDSFSLCYGGMDVGGGAMVLGGISPPSDMVFAHSDPVRSPYYNIDLKEIHVAGKRLLLNPSVFDGKHGTVLDSGTTYAYLPEEAFLAFKEAIVKELQSFNQISGPDPNYNDLCFSGAGIDVSQLSKSFPVVDMVFGNGHKYSLSPENYMFRHSKVRGAYCLGIFQNGKDPTTLLGGIIVRNTLVMYDREQTKIGFWKTNCAELWERLQISIAPPNTEVKNSTKSLEPSVAPSMPQHNVPPGEFRIAQITIVISFNISYEDMKPHLTELAGLIAHELDINTSQVHLLNFTSAGNVSLARWAITSRPYADNFSNATAMSIIDRLAEHHMQLPDTFKSYKLVEWNLEPPSKSWLLSI, from the exons ATGGCGCGGACATTCACTCACCTCATCCTAATCCTACACATTGCAATACTCGTTCCTTCCTCTATCGCAGCCGACACCTCCTTCCTCCGTAACCGTCACCATGGCTCTCGTCCTACCATGGTTCTTCCTCTATATCTCACAGCTCCAAATTCTTCCACGTCAGCACTCGATCCTCGTCGCCAGCTTCACGGATCGGAGTCCAAACGCCATCCTAACGCTCGCATGAGACTCCACGATGATCTCCTCCTCAACGG GTATTATACAACGCGGCTTTGGATCGGAACTCCTCCACAGATGTTTGCTCTTATTGTTGATACGGGGAGTACTGTTACGTATGTTCCGTGTTCCACTTGTGAACAGTGTGGCAGGCACCAG GATCCAAAGTTTCAGCCAGACTTGTCAAGCACCTATCAACCCGTCAAATGCACATTGGATTGCAACTGTGACAATGACAGGATGCAATGTGTGTATGAGAGACAGTATGCTGAAATGAGTACTAGCAGTGGTGTCCTTGGTGAGGATGTCATATCCTTCGGAAATCAGAGCGAGCTTGCTCCACAACGTGCTGTTTTTGGCTGCGAAAATGTTGAGACTGGCGATCTTTATAGTCAGCATGCTGATGGCATTATGGGTTTGGGGCGAGGAGATCTTAGTATCATGGATCAACTGGTTGACAAAAATGTAGTCAGTGACTCATTCTCACTTTGCTATGGTGGTATGGATGTTGGCGGGGGCGCAATGGTTCTTGGTGGCATATCTCCCCCTTCAGACATGGTCTTTGCACATTCTGATCCTGTGCGCAG TCCCTATTACAATATTGATTTGAAGGAGATACATGTTGCGGGGAAGCGACTGCTTCTAAACCCAAGTGTTTTTGATGGAAAACATGGAACAGTCTTGGATAGCGGTACAACTTATGCATACCTACCGGAAGAAGCATTTCTTGCATTTAAAGAAGCA ATTGTGAAGGAACTTCAATCTTTCAATCAAATCAGTGGTCCAGATCCAAATTATAATGATTTATGTTTTTCCGGTGCTGGAAT TGATGTCTCACAACTCTCTAAAAGCTTTCCAGTGGTTGACATGGTATTTGGAAATGGTCACAAGTACTCGCTGTCACCTGAAAATTACATGTTCCGG CATTCTAAAGTAAGAGGTGCATATTGTCTGGGAATTTTTCAAAATGGGAAGGACCCAACTACTCTTTTAGGAG GTATCATCGTCAGAAACACTCTTGTTATGTATGACCGTGAGCAAACAAAAATTGGTTTTTGGAAAACCAACTGTGCTGAGTTATGGGAAAGACTACAGATATCCATTGCCCCACCAAATACAGAAGTAAAAAATTCAACCAAATCATTAGAGCCTTCAGTTGCTCCATCTATGCCGCAACATAACGTACCACCAG GTGAATTCCGAATTGCACAAATAACAATTGTAATTTCATTTAACATCAGCTACGAGGACATGAAGCCTCACCTTACAGAATTGGCTGGACTCATAGCTCATGAGTTAGATATTAATACTTCCCag GTCCACTTACTGAATTTTACCTCTGCTGGAAATGTTTCCCTCGCTAGATGGGCCATAACCTCAAGGCCATATGCTGATAACTTTTCTAATGCAACTGCAATG AGTATAATTGACCGGCTTGCTGAACACCACATGCAACTTCCTGATACCTTCAAAAGCTATAAGTTGGTTGAATGGAATCTTGAGCCTCCATCAAAATC ATGGCTTTTATCAATTTGA